A genomic stretch from Pontibacter liquoris includes:
- the gldD gene encoding gliding motility lipoprotein GldD, producing MKAFLWVSLAAAMAACSAEYTPKPKGYNRIDLPTAAYQSLPAQHPYTFEYSKYAKIRPDSSGIAQPHWINIIYPQLGANVQLTYKNIGHSDKVLNSLIEDSRKLTSKHQIKAYSIEESEIKTPAGDIAAVFELTGEVPSQFQFYVTDSTEHFLRGALYFRTATANDSLAPVIEFVKKDIIHLLNTLKWREEK from the coding sequence CTGAAAGCATTTTTGTGGGTGAGCCTGGCTGCTGCCATGGCCGCCTGCAGTGCCGAGTATACACCCAAACCCAAAGGCTATAACCGCATCGATCTGCCCACAGCGGCCTACCAGTCCCTGCCGGCGCAGCACCCTTATACCTTTGAGTACTCTAAGTATGCCAAGATCCGCCCCGATTCTTCGGGTATAGCGCAGCCGCACTGGATCAACATCATCTACCCGCAGCTGGGTGCCAACGTGCAGCTTACCTACAAAAACATCGGCCACAGCGACAAGGTCCTCAACAGCCTCATCGAAGACTCCCGCAAGCTTACGTCCAAGCACCAGATCAAGGCCTATTCTATTGAGGAATCGGAGATAAAAACACCGGCCGGCGATATAGCCGCTGTGTTTGAGCTGACCGGCGAAGTACCCAGCCAGTTCCAATTTTACGTTACCGACTCCACCGAGCACTTCCTGCGCGGCGCTTTATACTTCCGCACCGCTACCGCCAACGACTCGCTGGCTCCGGTAATTGAATTCGTAAAAAAAGATATTATCCATTTGCTGAACACGCTCAAGTGGCGGGAAGAGAAGTAG